The following coding sequences are from one Mus pahari chromosome X, PAHARI_EIJ_v1.1, whole genome shotgun sequence window:
- the LOC110313909 gene encoding transcription elongation factor A protein-like 3 — MEEVRGENEGKLEKEGKPEDEVEPEDEEKSDEEEKPDKKAKPAPRQGKPEEEAKPDEQGQDEGKPEKQGKSDGEGKRQGESKPDSQAKSAGEARAAEKRPAEDYVPRKAKRKTDRGTDDSPKNSQEDLQDRHVSSEEMMRECADMTRAQEELRKRQKMGGFHWVPRDAQDALVPRGQRGVRGVRGGGGRSQRGLHDIPYL, encoded by the coding sequence ATGGAAGAAGTCCGTGGTGAAAACGAAGGCAAGTtggaaaaggagggaaagccAGAAGATGAAGTAGAGcctgaagatgaagaaaagtcagacgaggaagagaagccagacaAGAAAGCAAAGCCAGCACCACGCCAGGGCAAGCCAGAGGAGGAGGCAAAGCCAGATGAGCAGGGGCAAGATGAGGGGAAGCCCGAGAAGCAGGGAAAGTCTGACGGGGAGGGCAAGCGCCAAGGGGAGAGCAAGCCCGATTCCCAGGCAAAGTCAGCCGGCGAGGCGCGGGCTGCAGAAAAGCGCCCTGCTGAAGATTATGTGCCCCGGAAAGCAAAACGAAAAACAGATAGGGGGACAGATGATTCTCCCAAGAACTCCCAGGAGGACTTACAGGACAGGCATGTAAGCAGTGAGGAGATGATGAGAGAGTGCGCAGATATGACTAGGGCTCAGGAAGAactgaggaagaggcagaaaatgGGTGGTTTTCACTGGGTGCCAAGAGATGCACAGGATGCTTTAGTCCCCAGGGGCCAGCGGGGAGTCAGGGGGGTGAGGGGCGGCggaggcaggagccagaggggcCTACATGACATCCCATACCTTTAA